Proteins encoded together in one Leptospira meyeri window:
- the modB gene encoding molybdate ABC transporter permease subunit, with product MILDFDPLWLTLKLAFCTTILLSLITIPIAYWLTFSSFRFRFVLETVLNLPLVLPPTVLGFYLLIFFSPNHWLGRWIEEIFHFRIAFSFLGILIGSIFFSLPFMLQAYQVGFSSISKIYIETAMVLGKSKWTILFRVILPNCKAAILAGMVLTFAHTIGEFGVVLLIGGSIPGKTKVASIAIFEEVEAMNYVSAHIYAAILVCISMFFLLLLFRYKRNLTMVLSSKN from the coding sequence ATGATTTTAGATTTTGATCCTCTTTGGTTAACTTTAAAACTTGCTTTTTGTACAACAATACTTTTGAGTTTGATAACCATACCTATTGCGTATTGGCTTACTTTTTCATCCTTTAGATTTCGTTTTGTATTAGAAACAGTTCTAAACTTACCCTTGGTTCTACCACCTACAGTTCTTGGTTTTTATCTTCTAATATTTTTTAGTCCCAACCACTGGTTAGGAAGGTGGATTGAGGAGATTTTTCATTTCCGAATTGCTTTTAGTTTTTTGGGAATTTTAATTGGTTCAATTTTCTTTAGTTTGCCTTTTATGTTGCAAGCATACCAAGTGGGCTTTTCATCTATTTCAAAAATCTATATTGAGACCGCGATGGTTTTGGGAAAATCAAAGTGGACTATTTTATTTCGAGTGATTCTTCCAAATTGTAAAGCGGCAATTTTGGCTGGTATGGTTTTGACATTTGCGCATACTATTGGTGAGTTTGGCGTCGTACTTCTGATTGGTGGGAGTATTCCTGGTAAAACGAAAGTCGCATCCATTGCAATCTTTGAAGAAGTAGAGGCAATGAATTATGTTTCAGCTCATATTTATGCGGCAATACTTGTATGTATTTCGATGTTTTTTTTGTTATTGCTCTTTCGTTACAAGAGAAATTTAACAATGGTTTTGTCTTCGAAAAATTAA
- the modA gene encoding molybdate ABC transporter substrate-binding protein, with amino-acid sequence MKSIKTILFGLLFLTTTMFAEKNQDQDFENIKYQTEIVVAVAANFKNPMEEIRLAFLKENPKSKITLLFGASGQLSSQIRVGAPVDLFLSADMDFPEALYREGFTKNKPKVYATGKLVIMSQMQKSKSISMQEHLLSENTKYIAIANPKTAPYGRAAIESLKYYGIYEKVKDKLVFGESITQVNQFILTGSADFGFTSLSTALTKENTNQFWENIDSLSYTPIHQGAVIIETGKNRSKEEIIQIQIFFDYLFSKDTKLILSKYGYTLSTK; translated from the coding sequence ATGAAAAGTATCAAAACAATCTTATTTGGTCTACTGTTCCTTACAACAACGATGTTTGCAGAGAAAAATCAAGATCAGGATTTTGAAAATATAAAATACCAAACGGAAATCGTTGTTGCAGTGGCGGCAAATTTTAAAAATCCAATGGAAGAGATTCGTTTAGCCTTTCTAAAGGAGAATCCAAAATCAAAAATAACTCTTCTATTTGGGGCTTCAGGCCAACTCTCAAGCCAAATTCGGGTTGGTGCTCCTGTTGATTTATTTCTTTCGGCTGATATGGATTTTCCGGAGGCTCTTTACAGGGAAGGTTTTACTAAGAACAAACCAAAGGTCTATGCCACTGGAAAATTGGTGATCATGTCACAAATGCAGAAATCCAAATCAATTTCAATGCAGGAACATTTACTTAGTGAAAATACAAAATATATTGCCATTGCTAATCCCAAAACTGCCCCTTATGGAAGAGCCGCTATTGAATCATTGAAGTATTATGGAATTTATGAAAAAGTAAAAGATAAACTTGTGTTTGGTGAAAGTATTACGCAAGTAAACCAATTTATTCTTACGGGTTCTGCCGATTTTGGTTTTACCTCCCTTTCTACTGCACTCACAAAAGAAAATACAAATCAATTTTGGGAAAATATTGATTCTTTGTCTTATACACCAATTCACCAAGGAGCCGTTATCATAGAAACAGGTAAAAATCGATCGAAAGAAGAAATTATACAGATTCAGATTTTTTTTGATTATTTATTTTCGAAAGATACCAAGCTCATTCTTTCTAAATATGGGTATACGTTGTCTACAAAATGA
- a CDS encoding tyrosine-type recombinase/integrase has translation MLKDKMISDMIVHGYAKKTIRSYTMCMSRLVRYFQKSPLVLQPIDIYNFFLNLRLSNKSDSTLVIFYSAILFFYSLLDRKEMLDLVPFPKRKRKVVAVFSQSEVTNFLGNCTSVCEKSIFTLLYSSGIRIGEVLNLQVVDIDFERKAIFIASGKGGHGRYAILGDKTAMLLKQYMEIYNPKTFLFFSQKGKNVPISPRTIQAAFQKIRSLSGIQKYGTVHTLRHSFATHLLEDGYSLVYIQRLLGHADIKSTLIYLHVSPNSLLQITSPLDKIGNIKLGVFESQNQYGFQFQKSLA, from the coding sequence ATGTTAAAAGATAAAATGATTTCAGATATGATAGTTCATGGCTATGCAAAAAAAACAATTCGAAGTTATACGATGTGTATGTCTCGTTTGGTTAGATACTTTCAAAAATCACCTCTGGTTTTACAACCCATTGATATCTATAATTTTTTCCTTAATTTAAGACTGTCGAATAAGTCAGATTCCACTTTAGTCATTTTTTATAGTGCAATATTGTTTTTTTATTCTCTATTGGATCGTAAGGAAATGTTAGATCTAGTTCCGTTCCCAAAACGGAAGCGGAAAGTTGTGGCTGTCTTTAGTCAATCTGAGGTTACAAACTTTCTTGGGAATTGTACTTCTGTCTGTGAAAAATCAATTTTTACATTATTGTATTCTTCTGGGATTCGTATTGGAGAAGTGTTGAACTTGCAAGTGGTTGACATTGATTTTGAAAGAAAAGCTATCTTCATTGCTTCAGGCAAAGGTGGTCACGGAAGATACGCGATATTAGGAGATAAGACGGCGATGCTTCTCAAACAATATATGGAGATTTATAATCCAAAAACATTTTTGTTCTTTTCTCAAAAAGGTAAGAATGTTCCCATTAGCCCTCGGACGATCCAAGCAGCTTTTCAAAAAATTCGTAGTTTATCAGGAATTCAAAAGTATGGAACGGTACACACTTTGAGGCATTCCTTTGCAACTCATCTTTTGGAGGATGGATACAGTTTAGTGTACATTCAAAGGTTATTGGGTCATGCAGATATCAAAAGTACTTTAATCTATTTGCATGTAAGTCCCAATTCTCTTTTACAAATCACAAGTCCCCTCGATAAAATAGGGAATATCAAGTTGGGAGTTTTTGAAAGTCAGAACCAGTATGGATTTCAATTCCAAAAAAGTCTCGCTTAG